The sequence CACTTAATACACTTCCCAACGTGGATCTCGTGGATTTAATACCAGCTTTCCTCATATTTTGGAAAAACTCAATCGCTTCCACCCCATAACCTCCTTTGGCATGACCTGAAATCATCAAATTCCAAGCCACGACATTCCGGTTAGGCATCCTGGAAAACAAATCAGATGCATTGTCTAGCCTTCCTAAATCAACATATGCATTTATGACAGTCACAAATGCTACCTGGTCTGGTTCCTGTCCAACTTTCTCCATCTCCTGGAACACTTTCACTGCCTCCTCAGGCAGACCAACTTTAATATACCCACCAATCATCGAAGTCCAAGAAACTTTATCCAATTCTACTGCTCCATCAAATATGCTTCGAGCATcagttaaaaaattacatttggCATACATACCAATTAAAGCACCCTCACAATAAGAAATTGACTCAAACCCCATCTTAACAACATTACAATGAACTTGCCTACCACACTTTACCATCTCCAATCTTGCACAAGATGATAAAACAATAGCAAATGTGAACTCATTTGGCCACACACCAGAATTCCACAACAACCCAAAATACTTAACAACCAAGTGTGGAAATCCCTGTTTTGAATGCATGGATAGAATTGAGTTCCAGGCCAATATATCTTTATCTTCAAGCTGTTTGAATGCCCTCTCCGCGTAGTCCACATCAGCACACTTGGCATAAAGGTCAACGATTACATTGCCTAGAACCCCTTCTGACCAGAAACCAAGTTTGAGGCACTGGGCATGGATAATTTTATTGGTGGTTGAAAATTGAGATAATCTTTGAGGTATTTCATCAAACAGGCTGTGGGTTTTGACTTGCTTGCTTTTTTGCAGACAGTTCTGCAAGATATGTGTGTATATCCGAGGTTTATGGGTATGAGAGGGGTGATTTGACCCGTTTGGAATCGCTGAGAATGTGAGTTGGTGATGGAAGGAGTGTAGGTTTGAGGAGGGTGAGGTTTTCAAGAAGAAGAATTTGCGAAGCATTGAATGAGGAGGGATGAGTCCAACATGACTCTGCAAAACAGAACCACTTGAAGCGAAAGGAGAGAATAAAGATATGATAATTGTTTACTGAAAGAATTCCCTCCCTGGACCTCTGGAAGAATTATTCATGTTTGGTACAGATTTTGATGCTGTCCGGCGGCAAAACTTCTGcttgttgctttttaaagaGTGAAGAAATGTCGTCTTTTGCAAACGACGTCGTTACATATGCTTAGCTCATTGTTTTTGCagctggaaaatatttttataaaagttttatttatgcATTAACACAGAAGCAGAAATTAAAGAGCTGGGAGGATTGCCTCAGAGAGCAACAATAGTCCCTGCATTATGCACAATTAATTAACCTCATTGCGAGACGCTCGAGCAGATAAAGATGCCTAATAGAAACACCACTTGACTCTCAATTTGTCACTACAATTTCTCATAAAATCACTTTATGTCAATACATTGAACTTTGTATCATCTACATAAATTGTAAGTATGAGATAGTGGATTGACCAATCACAAAGAGGAGAGAGATGTAGTTGTAACAGCTGGCGGTGATGGAGTAACAGTTGCATTATCTGTCCAATTCTTTTCACCCCAATGCCATAGCATGCTCTCCCAGAAGCAGAAATTCTCATAGCAGGTTTCCAAGCGTTTGTCTTTTATCTTAATCTTCCAATGACCATCAGTGTAATTGGCTTTCTCAGCTTGCCTCCTATCCCACTCTAATGCTGCCTTTTGCTTGGACCTAAGCAAGCAGTACTTGTGCAAGTTCTCTGGCATGGCATCATGCACCTTCCACCATGTTTTGTGAGCAATATCACTAGCAAACTCCTGCAAAATGTCCACATTCCAGTTGCAATCATAATCTCGGAAACATATCCATGGTTTATTGCCCAGATAGTGGAGAACGTAAAGGATTGGCGGATCAGCTCCAAAGAGTCGAGTTTTCATCTGTTTCTTCTCCTCCTCGTCACCTTCCCAAAAGTGTTTCAAGAAGTTCATGTGTTTAGGAATCCGGTGCCACCACGTGAAGATTTCATTTAGATATCCCTGGTCCCCGCCATTGTAGGACTCAATCTCATTGATATGATCCATTAACAGCTGGAATGTACAATTTGATGGTTCAACCACCATCACACCGGAGTTGAACAGGGTAGCATTGTTTCCTGTAGCAGATATTTCTGGCATCTCAAACAAGAAATCAATATTTCTAAGTATGAGCATGTCAGCATCAATGAAGATGATCTTGTCATAATCTGTCAATTGCCAAAGACGAAATTTACTGTAGTTCCATTCATTGTAAGCATCTCGTTCAGCTTTTGGGTTCCTGATTCTTTGGATTGTATGGATTTTCCAACCTGCAGCTGCTAAGCCTTCCCTATGATAGTCAGTAATTGTTTCATCAACAAGTATCACAAGATCCCGTGTTGAACCTGCCATGCGGATACTCTGAGCTGCAGCAATGGCCCCACAAACATAAAAGTGTGCAGAATGCAGAATCGTTGCATACGCTTCCCGGTGTGCTCTTTCTGAGTAAAAATGTTCTGTTGAAAAACATTCAGTGAATTTCGATTTAAGACTTTGCATTAGCTTTGCAGTGAGAAAGCCAATGCAATCTTTTTCATAAATTACACAGATAGTTAGGGTAACAAATTAGAAAAAGTCAATTCCTTGCCTTGATCCCTTGGCAGGTAAAACTTACAGATCCAAACCCTAAAGACATTATGCTAAGtcgtattttttcatttatttttaagtttcgATGCACCGGTTTCCCAGTACTTGAATATAAACAGACAGATATGAATGGGTATAGCAGTTGACCAAAAATTTAACTAACTCAACCAGGGCTAGTTTTCACCATAACTTAAAAGATTTTTGTGGGCTAcagaaataaaagaagagaaattagaCAAGCTGCTTTCCAAAGCCCCACTTGctaacatgaaataaaagaaatagacagtattgatttttttaatgcagaTCTTAAAGACTGACCTTTAGCCTTGAGAGGAACTGAAAGTTCACATGACCCTACTGGGAGTTGTATCTTTTCTCTCAACACATTGAGGTTGGGTTGATACATCCATAAATTCCCTTCATGCCAAATAAGCTCCTTGCAAGTGAACAGATTTGGGGTAGGGAAGCAGTCAGTCACCAAAAGCACACGCACAGGATGATAACTTTTAGCAGAAGCAGCAAGATTTGCAGCCGCAAGCTGCAAGTGCAAACGAGCCACATCTCTTGACCATTTCCCTGACTTGTTGCATGGAAGCTTCACTGCAATTATATCAATGCGTGGCTTGCCAGGAACTTTAAGTTTGGGCAGAACAGGACAAGTGGGAACCTCAaagtcttcttcttcatctatCCATTCAGGGTAAAGGGATTCCCAAGTTACATCTTCCGCTACATGCTCTAGATGCAGAACAACGTGCTCAACATCCAGTAACATCAGCTTCCAATTATTAATCTCACTTTCATTGAAGTTTAACAAGCCAATTCCCTGATACTCATTGCTGTCATCTAGTTTGACAATATTATCGGAAATCTGGTCCCAGTTAATGTCTAAATTAGAGATATAGCGTGGATCAACGGCAGCACCATCTCTTGTCCATCGATCAACAAAACTTGGCCTGCATACATTAAAACTCTCCTTCAGTATattgcaaagaaaaacaatcatgGGTCTGTGCCTTTTAGCAAAGTTTAAAGAGGCTttcaaactttttaaaaagGATAGCCGAGTGTGTCTGTGCATTTTTTAACTCTGAGAACATCTCTAACCTGCCATGCTACTTATCCACTTGAAACAAGGACAAGTTCAGGATGAGAAACTAACATAAtaccaaacagaaaaaagagGAAGGTTTGATTTGGAAGTTCTATGCTGGGAACTAAACTAAAAACTAGAAATGAAACAAtcttaagagaaaaataagacCTGATAGATAATTAAAAGTAGACTATAAACATACCGAGATCCAGAAGTGGATGGCTGGTCTGCAATATAAACTACTGGAGAATGATAGAATGTCACCAAGGTTCCAAAAGCAATTATTAAGAGCACGACTTTCAGTGTGGATATTTTGCAGTTCAAATTCTTATATTGGATGGGAACCTGGAAGGCCTTCTCAACATCTCTAAGATCCCTACCTCTTAAGAACCTCCTTCTGCTTGCATCTTCACTGTACCAAGAAAGCATTCACAAGAACATAGGTCCAAgtacataattatataataaatccAGACAcatacacagaaaaaaaaaaaaggttcacaACATTGCAGACAAATCGGAAAAGGATAAAGATGATCCTAGcaggacaaacaaataaaaagaagaaaaacacattCGGTAGTTAGCAAACCAATGGAAGGAACTATCAACTAATAGGATCTTAAACACTTTTCGATGTTATTTTCGAACATTGGCATTTCAGATAATAAAAAGGTGAGACCACCatcaaaaaaatgataatagaatGGTGTCAAAGACGCAAGCAAGTAGAACATTACCAGCCCAAATCCTCTCCTCTGCTTCCACTATATGGGTCACAATCAATACCAAGCCAATATTGAAAACCCAATTCGACAAAGCATGCAAAGACCAGGAATAAATcaccaaagaaaaaggaaaaaacaaaaacaaaagcataacATACCATAAACAAGTAGATCTCAGCGGTAGTTGATAGTGAAACAAATGGAATGCTAACTAATGTAAAACATGCTTAATCAGTAATCAATAAACTGATTTATTATTAAGTGAAACCACCGATCAATCAGATTAATAGAGACAGCGAGTGATTAAAAAAGAGAAGTAgtacgagagagagagagagagactgacTTAAAAGCAGAGGATCGGTGTCTGGGCTCTGCAGAACTAGAACTAGGGGAGGTCACTCCGACTCCTCTCATCTTATCTTCTTCCGCTTCCGTTACAGGGAGGCAGTCACAATCTATCTCACTAAAAAGACattaacaaggaaaaataaaagactcTCTATTAGGAAAACACGGATTCGTTTCAGGAAACAGCTGTCAGTGTGGGTATTGACTGTAATTGGAGATTGTATTAGTTATGTTCAATGGTTAGTTTAAGTGGCTACACCACACAGCGACTATTGATCCATGCTGGTGCTTAGTGTATTATTGCGAGGGAGATGGTCTCTCCCAGTCTTGTGAAGAGAGTGAGACAGGACGAGTCAAAGTCAATGTAAGAATCCCTTTCTCGATGGAAATGGGGCGAGGTTTTTTCTTTCGTTTCCTAGTTTACCTCTCTTTCTCACTCCTATtttactaggtttttttttttttttttctatcctcGATGATGTCCAAAGAGCTattatcaaaactaatttttatttaatttttaaatattttaaaaaatattttaaagaattcaatgatttaaattttaaattaaaaaaaatcaatcaaaattttctctatttatgtataaatttttaattttatttttatttcacaaagccatagatttttttttgtcaatatcatgatttttataataaaaatttacaataattaaaataagaattcataataattcaaatgatttaaattgagaaagaaagattttatctttttagccaaaactttctttttgttgttgagGTAGGCGGGTTATAATAGTTTGATAATTCTAAAAAGTCagttatgaatttgtttttattggatCATGCAAAAATCCTAGCAGACTCATTTATCGACCATTAACACTTAGTTAAGATTAAAAAGAGGCATGTTCATGCTAGATCaataatttgacataaaaatccaTAATTTTATATACAATCGTTAGATCAtgcttaaattttattaaaatgttgTAACGACCATAGTTGAAAGAAGTCGTGGAATAGTACATGTATAAGCATGATTGGATAAAGAGGTTTCCTCTTGAGAAATAGACGTCCATGTGCTAGTGATAAAGAACATACGAAGCAGATTACAACAGTTGGTAGAGGCAAGAACCCAAAGGAAATGTGAGTAGGGTGACCATGAATCCATGGCCAGCATTAAGAACACTTTCTAAAGATGAGAGCAGGAGAGACAACCTCTTGATTGGGAAGAGTATTGTGGAGATATAAGGTTTTGGTTAAAGCTCCTTAACTTTACAAAAACCTTGCAGGCAAAAGAGTTTATTGATTGGTTAAATGAAGTAGAAAGGGTTTTTTAGTACAGTTAAGTCCTATAGCAAATAAGAGTTAATCTAatcatcatcaaattaaaaagtaaagctTTACCTGGTAAGAGCAATTAAAGAGGTCACATGAAAAGCATGATAAACCAAGGATCAATgatttaaagaaaatgaaaaggataatgAAGGAACACTTCTTTCATTTTGGATATGACCAAAATTTATACCAGCGACTCCACATACTAAGACAGGGAAAGTTTTGTTGATGATTACATTAATAAATTGTATCATCTAATGGAAAAGAATGACCTATTTGAAATGAAAGGAGCAGCTGGTAGCTAGATACCCGAGTGGTTTATGACAATTCATTCAAGACATGTTGTATTTGCAATCTTTATGAGTAGTGTTAGAAGCCTATTAAAGCACTATAATGGTAAAGAAACAGTAAGTTGCTAAGGTAGCTTGCTGAAGTATTTGGGCTGACCAAAATACCATAGAAAGACTAGTAATTATCAGTGAAGGATCATTTTTTTAGCCCAAACTGACCCCTCAAAAAACTCTACAAATGATAGGTTAATGTTCTtattttggatatatttttagaaCTTGTTATAAATATAGTGAGAGGGGCATCGAGCTAATAAATGTTATAAGCATaaggttatttaaaaaagaatttattgatAGAAGAGCATGATGAGGCAGTTGATCCTATCTATAATGATTCTAATAAGTATAGGGAGATTTTGCATGAATATGGTGGTGATACTTTGGTCATCCAAAAGAATCTATTAACTTTCAAGGGTGATTTAAGGTGAAGATTGGTAACGcatcaacattttttatttagtctgTACCATTAAAAACAAGATATGTAACCTAATGACTGACAATGAAAGCTTTGAAAATATAGTGTTCATGAAGGTAGTGAAGAAACTCTAGCTCaagataaaaaccaaaaaaaaaaaacattttaaaccttACAAGTTGACTTGGATGAACAAAGATATTATGGTAATCATGGATAAATGATGTGTTGCATCATTTttcatgagaagaaaaaaagattggtGTGACATGATGTTAATGGATACATGTTACATATTGTTAGGCAGACTTTAAAAGTATGGTAGATGTGTTGTGAATAATAAATGGTATAACATGTATACCCTCAACATAAAAGGAAATTGCGTATTGTTAACACCCATGAGGAAAGGGTTAATCACTGAAATTGATTCAAATAAGCGTATAATATTATCTTTGTTACATTTCATAAAAATACTAAGAATCAAAAGGTGGTATATATTTTAATCCCTGATATAAAATTTTAGGGAGTTCTAATATAACTTACAAAATGATGTTAAAAGAATTGCTTTAAGGATTACCATATAAGAGTACCAAATCAACTTGATCATTGGTTCTAGCTTATTGAATTAGAAACATTGTGATTAGTAGtgaaaataattgatgtaaAACcttgaatgaattaaaatataaatttatgcgTGAAAATATCGGGGTAAACTTGTACTTAAtagtggaatatttttttttagtttatttataattgtaatcgtaatatttttgcaattttgcaTTAATTCTTAAAGTTATTACCCCACACAGATACTACATGTATTTTGTGAGTGCATTGTGtacctaagtttttttttttttaaaaaaataaaccaatgaaCGGtgctattctttttcttttttttaatgagaaattCTCACTTACCAACTTTTTAGTTGGTGAACCattgtttttagaattaaaaaataatgatacttTCCAACTACTTTTCGTGTTTTGATTGAACTGatgaattttacaaaaaaactttcttttttattgacgTCGCTAAAGATTAGAAACTAATGAATAATATAAGGATTGTACATATTTACCAATcagattaaataatttaaaacttaattgttGAAGAATAATgagcgagaaaaaaaaaacaaaactaatggagtgaaaaggaaaaaaaaaacatgatgaggAGGATAATTATCTAACAAAACAAGATTAAAAGGAATGATGAAATGAGCATAAAATCCCAAAAttactaaaactaaaataacgaTATCTATTGAATACAAACTCAACCCTTCAAGTCAAcattttatcaatataaatatcaaaataatacttttagatGGTGTTTCAAATGGAGATATAGTGAGAAATGATCAGAGTTTTTAGATGTGGTATGGTGGCTAGCCCAATCCAACACTCGGGTTCTGAGTTTTGACCAAGTCACCTGGttttatcaatataaatatCACAATAATACTTTTAGACGATGTTTACAATAGAGATATGGTGAAAAATAATCAGAGTTTTTAGACCTGGTCTGGTGTTTGGCCCGGTCCAAGACCCGGGTTTCGGGTTTTGACTGGGCCACCTAGTcatccaagttatttttttaaaatcaaaacgatgtcgttttttttttaaaaaaaaacaaaagttaacatTGCAATCAGGTTTTTTACCAAATCTTGCAAGTCGCTAGGTCATATCGGGTTTTTTCtttccatgttttttcttcaatccagCCCAGTTCTAGCCTCGGGTTGGCCGGGTCCTGGGTCAACCTGTCAGgccggattttaaaactatgaaaataattatttttttttaattataaaatgcaCAAAGAATTACTACCAAAAAGCTTTCTTGCTTTTGGTGTAAAAAAAAGTCACACCTCAATCACACTTTTATcccaaatatataattaatttgatacaaATTGTTAATCTATTATGAAAGCTTATTAAGCTCATTAATCGATCAATCATCAAAATTGATTATTGATGGTTTGGAGTCCCCTCCCAGCCACGATGGCATGGAGCATCGATAAAGTGTATAgttgttttttcatgaattttccGGTAAAAAAATGATGTGTGATTTGATATTCACCAACacaatattttttggaattttttgaagtagaaaaaaaatcatacaatcATTATatcatacaagaaaaaaaatccaaaacaccTTTCAAATGAACCTGGAAGAACCCGTGATACATTTTTCAAATGGCCTATTTCAAAGGTCTGTTGGCTATTGTCATTGTTTTTGtggttattgttttaaaaaaaatagtttaataaaaaagtattttttatgatatttgttttaaattttgatgtgtttagttaaaactgtagttaacgttatgattgaaaaaaatgatttcttgtttttggttAATATGCTTTTTGTATAAggtttaattgtaaaattacctaaaagaatatatatatatatatatatatatatatatatatatatatatatatatgataaactatttgcaattccATCGCATATAAAATCCATACATAAAGGCCTCTGTGATAAAAAGGATCCAATGGAATCAAAGGACCATTGCGCTGGATGATAAAATCCATACAACCCGTGAAATTAAAAGCCCGGGtttaattaagaatttcaaTTGTCAACTAATTGAATGCTAgatgatgaaatgaaaaaaaatctcaaataaaaaaattaaccaaagccaaaaaagaaaaaagaaaaatgagcatCAAAtatgaaaggagaaaaaaaatgaaggggtgaagttgaaaaataaaataaaataaaaaaatatcttaaatagaaaaagaaattaaagaaattgcaCCAAgtctgatagataaaaaatattaacaaagaatgcaattgaaaaaaaaaaagagaaatgaataaaaataaaacaaaatagaaaaaaaaaaatgagggacaaatcaaaagaaaaataacttgaagGGCTTATCAAAATTGTGGAGGGCTAGGCATGAATTTCTAGGtgggaagagaaaagaaaagaaaatgatgtcCACGATGTATCGGAGATCCGATAATTACACGTGTTATATAGAGAGGAATATGAGATCGAGACCAATCAAATGACGCAACAAAATCAAGTCTTTTACCACTGGAGTTAGTTACACACGCTATTTAAAAACAGCAGAGCGGCTGATATACTAACGTGTTCAATACACACATCATTaactttttgcatttttatcttgaaatacAACTAGACACTTAAGGACCcaaatattattacaaaaaatccATCATGCAATTATCAATTAGCCCCTCAGCTTTTGAGAATTTGAATCCAAGGGTAATTATATTGTAGCCAAAAGCCCAAAAGAGTGAAGTGCTTTAAAAGATCATTGTCCAtagttaaatgattttttgttttaaaggaTAGCAAAGTTATTTTAGTatgcaaaaacataataataataaaaaaaagacacccgtggataattttcaaataacaaatgaaccaatagaaaaaaacaattttcccCTAAAAAAAGTAGCATTTCATAgctttttaaggaaaaaaattgttattttactattacaatccataataaacaaagaaatataATGATTTTCCATATgttttaaccttttaaaaataatatttttttaattaaaaatatattaaaataatattttttattttttattttttaaaaatatattaaaattatttaaaaacatctaaaatgtaatcaaactatatatattttttttaagaaaaactaaacacttatgacaaagaagaaaatgtttaaaagtaaataacaattgtttttaaaatattttttattaaaaaatatattaaaataatatattttttattttttaaaaacaattcttaaaatcagacaaatcaaaatatttttttaagccaTGTATCCAAAATTCAAGAGAATCATAGATCGCAGCAGCTACGTGAAATGAAAGGCCGCGATATTGTCATATATAATACGAAAAAAACAGTGCGTTTTACAATTCTACGCGGATCTGAGTAAAATCACACCAAATTCTCTCGTCAATTTCCACCATCTCCATCACTAGTAGATCTCGACGGTCAATCTTCGccgttcacaaaaaaaaatggtgctAGTATCCGCTGCACGTGATTACGTAAACCGGATGTTGCAGGACATCTCCGGTATGAAGGTTCTCATTCTCGATTCCCAAACggtaatttctttttctcactTAATCACTgaattatatctttattttccCCATCATTTCGTTTAATCCACTCAAAATCTGTATAATTACTGCTGATTTCTTGTTAATCAAAGCAATTGCtaggcacaaaaaaaaaaacagaacaatttTTTTAGGATCGAAAACCCTAGCTCGTATTAAGCTAAAGAAGATGAGAAATGTGAGTTATGTTAATAATGTGTTTCAGGTTAGTATTGTAAGTGTTGTGTATTCACAATCAGAATTACTACAAAAGGAGGTATTTTTG is a genomic window of Populus alba chromosome 5, ASM523922v2, whole genome shotgun sequence containing:
- the LOC118029219 gene encoding putative UDP-glucuronate:xylan alpha-glucuronosyltransferase 3; translated protein: MRGVGVTSPSSSSAEPRHRSSAFNEDASRRRFLRGRDLRDVEKAFQVPIQYKNLNCKISTLKVVLLIIAFGTLVTFYHSPVVYIADQPSTSGSRPSFVDRWTRDGAAVDPRYISNLDINWDQISDNIVKLDDSNEYQGIGLLNFNESEINNWKLMLLDVEHVVLHLEHVAEDVTWESLYPEWIDEEEDFEVPTCPVLPKLKVPGKPRIDIIAVKLPCNKSGKWSRDVARLHLQLAAANLAASAKSYHPVRVLLVTDCFPTPNLFTCKELIWHEGNLWMYQPNLNVLREKIQLPVGSCELSVPLKAKEHFYSERAHREAYATILHSAHFYVCGAIAAAQSIRMAGSTRDLVILVDETITDYHREGLAAAGWKIHTIQRIRNPKAERDAYNEWNYSKFRLWQLTDYDKIIFIDADMLILRNIDFLFEMPEISATGNNATLFNSGVMVVEPSNCTFQLLMDHINEIESYNGGDQGYLNEIFTWWHRIPKHMNFLKHFWEGDEEEKKQMKTRLFGADPPILYVLHYLGNKPWICFRDYDCNWNVDILQEFASDIAHKTWWKVHDAMPENLHKYCLLRSKQKAALEWDRRQAEKANYTDGHWKIKIKDKRLETCYENFCFWESMLWHWGEKNWTDNATVTPSPPAVTTTSLSSL